TATCACTTCCTCGACAAGCTGATGAACGTGGCACTTCCACGCGTACGCGACTTCCGCGGCGTCAATCCGAAAGCATTTGACGGTCGTGGAAACTATACTTTGGGGCTGCGGGAGCAGTTGATTTTCCCAGAAATCGAATACGACCAAGTTGACAAGGTTCGTGGTATGGAAGTTGTAGTCGTGACAACAGCAAAGACGGACGAAGAAGCGCGTGCATTGCTAACGTCGTTAGGAATGCCATTCCGGAAGTCTTAAAAAGAAGGTTAGGAGGTAGAACCGTGGCGAAAAAGTCGATGATTATAAAAGCACAGCGTCAACCGAAGTTCAGCTCGCGTGCGTATACTCGTTGTCGTGTCTGCGGACGTCCGCACTCGGTATTGCGCAAGTTCGGTATCTGCCGTATCTGCTTCCGTGAGC
This is a stretch of genomic DNA from Alicyclobacillus dauci. It encodes these proteins:
- a CDS encoding type Z 30S ribosomal protein S14, yielding MAKKSMIIKAQRQPKFSSRAYTRCRVCGRPHSVLRKFGICRICFRELAYKGQLPGVKKASW